One Felis catus isolate Fca126 chromosome D1, F.catus_Fca126_mat1.0, whole genome shotgun sequence DNA segment encodes these proteins:
- the LOC101099998 gene encoding olfactory receptor 8B3, protein MVGNVGLVTLISLNSHLHTPMYYFLFNLSFIDVCYSSAFTPKMLMNFVSRENIISYVGCMTQLFFFLFFVISECYMLTSMAYDRYVAICNPLLYKVTMSHQVCALLTVAAYMMGFAGASAHTGCMLRLTFCSVNVINHYLCDILPLLQLSCSSTYVNEVVVLIVVGINITVPSFTILISYVFILTSILHIRSAQGRSKAFSTCSSHIIAISLFFGSAAFMYLKYSSPGSMEQGKVSSVFCTNVGPMLNPLIYSLRNKDVKIALRKVLIKIQRRSMF, encoded by the coding sequence ATGGTGGGCAACGTTGGCTTGGTCACTCTTATTAGTCTAAATTCTCACCTCCATACCCCCATGTACTACTTCCTCTTCAACCTATCCTTCATTGATGTCTGTTACTCTTCTGCTTTCACCCCCAAGATGCTGATGAACTTTGTATCAAGGGAGAATATCATCTCCTATGTTGGCTGCATGACtcagctgtttttctttctcttttttgtcatCTCGGAATGCTATATGTTGACCTCAATGGCCTACGATCGCTACGTGGCCATCTGTAATCCGTTGCTGTATAAGGTAACCATGTCCCACCAGGTCTGTGCCTTGCTGACTGTTGCTGCATATATGATGGGGTTTGCTGGAGCCTCTGCCCACACAGGGTGCATGCTCAGACTAACCTTCTGCAGTGTTAATGTCATCAACCATTACCTGTGTGatattcttcctctcctccaactGTCTTGCAGCAGCACCTATGTCAACGAGGTAGTAGTTCTGATAGTCGTGGGAATTAATATCACAGTACCCAGTTTTACCATCCTGATTTCTTACGTCTTTATCCTCACTAGCATTCTTCATATCAGATCTGCTCAAGGACGATCAAAAGCCTTCAGTACCTGTAGTTCTCACATCAttgctatttctcttttctttggctCAGCAGCATTCATGTATCTTAAATATTCTTCTCCGGGGTCTATGGAGCAGGGGAAAGTTTCTTCAGTTTTCTGCACTAATGTGGGGCCCATGCTCAATCCCCTGATCTACAGTTTGAGGAATAAGGATGTCAAAATTGCACTGAGGAAAGTCTTGATTAAAATCCAAAGGAGAAGCATGTTCTAA